In Leptospira montravelensis, the DNA window CCAAAACTTTTTTTTCAATTTCGGGGGAAAGAACCATACCCAACTGTTTTAAATTTTCTGTAATGCTTGCTTTACCAGCTAACTTTCCTAATGCGTAAACCCTAGATCGTCCAAACCTTTCAGGCAAAATGGGATTGGCATACAAATTTCCTTTTTTATCTCCATCGGCATGAACTCCGGCAGTTTGTGTGAATACATCCTCACCAACAATCGGTCGGTTATCCGAAATGCGTTTCCCAGAAAAAATCGCCACAAGCCTTGAAGCATTGGTGATTTCTTTTTCCACTATGGAAGTTTTAAATTTTGTTTTGTCATGGATTGCTGTGACAACAGCTTCTAAAGGAGAATTTCCGGCACGTTCGCCAAGTCCATTCACAGCCACATGGAGCCCACGAACCCCCGCTTGTACTGCTTCCAAACAGTTAGCAACTGCTAAATCATAATCATTATGTCCGTGGAATTCAAACCATAGTTTTGGGAACTCTTTTACAAGATCAGTAATGGCTGTCCGAACTTCAAAGGGAGACAAAACACCCAAAGTATCAGCCAAATAGAATTTTTGAATCGGAAACTTGGATACAACACTTAAGTATTCTAAGACGTAATCCCTGGAATGGGTGTATCCATTTGACCAGTCTTCTAAATAAACATTTACGGCGATTCCAGAAGCAGCTGCAAATTCGACAGTTTTCTGGATGTCTAAAAAATGTTCTCTTGGGGTCTTTCGAAGTTGGTTTGTTAGGTGATTGAGCGATCCCTTTGTGAGAAGATTAAGAACCCGAACCCCGGTCCCCTTCATCCATTCGACAGTTTTATCGTAATCAACAAATCCTAAAATTTCAATACGGTCTAACAAACCTTCTGATTTGGACCATTCCACAATTTTTTTAACTGCTTCAAATTCACCGGGTGATACACGAGCGCTAGCGATTTCCACTCGGTTTGTTTTTAAATCCATTAACAGGTGTTTTGTGATATTTAGTTTTTGTTGCCAAGAAAATGAAACACCGTTGGTTTGTTCCCCATCTCGCAATGTTACGTCGAGGATTTCTATACTAGAGTTTGGTTCGGTCATGATTTCAATCGGTTGATGTATTCTTTGGAAGGGGCAAGAATTTCCACAATCGTTGCACCCGGGTTTGACCGAAACATTGGATCGGTCTCCACTAATTTCAGAAAACCGCAAGACTCTACGTAGTCAATCGCCATTCTCCGTAGGATTCCTTCCCCAATTCCATGTAAAATTTCGACGTACGATTCCCCATCCATAAAAGCATCATGGAGTTCTCGTTCTAACTTGATACGAGCTTCTTCAAATCGGAGTTTGCGGATGTAGATGGTACGCACCTTACGTCCAGAAAAATGGACTTAGGTCAAATTGCAACAGAAACGAACTGCATCTAGCAATTCTCTAGTATTCCAAGGTTTGGAAAAAATGGCATAGGTTTTTGCTTCTTCCTTCACACGGTTGATGGCATCACGATCCGCATGGCCTGAAATCAGAATGGACTTGATATGTGGGTATTTTTGGTGGACTTGGATGAGAAATTCGTCTCCTCGCATTCCCGGCATCAACCAATCAGAGAGAATGAGAATGACTTCCACTCCAGAACTGCAAAGGTCATCGATCACTTCCATAGCTTCTTCTGGATTTTGGGCTGTTTCGTACGTATAACCACCACCGATTTCCCGTTTTAGTTCTTGTACGAGGGAAAGGAGCAGGATCGGCTCATCATCCACGCATAGAATTGCGTTTTTTTCGGTTTGTAGCTGCGTAATATTCAATCTCGTTCCCCTTCCATTACCTTTGGTAAATACACCCTAAATTCCGTTCCGTGATCGTCTGACGTGAATTCAATTTTGCCCTTCATTTTTTCTACGATTTGTTTACAAATGTCAAGCCCAAGCCCAATCCCTTCTCCATGTTTTTTTGTAGTAAAAAAAGGTAAAAAGATCTTATCACGAATCTCTGGGGAAATTCCTTTCCCCGTATCCCGAATGGATGTGATCACAGAGTCCGCACTGGAGGTAACTGAAATTGCCATTTTCCCACGATAATCCATTGCTTGTAATGCATTATTAATAATATTAATCCAAACTTGGTTGAGTTTATCTCTTTCCGCCAAACAATAATCAGCTGTATTATATAGTTTGGTAACCTCTACATCATTTTTTATCTTTGAATGGTATAAAGTTAGAATTGAATCTATTTCGGTAGGGATATGAACATTTTGAAACTCTGTTTCTGTTTCTAAACGATCGGTGTATAAATAATGTTTGAGAGCATTCACCACATGAGATGCTTTTTCGGTCGCAGTTTGAATTACATATACTAAACGGTATAAACTACCTAAAATATGTACATTTTGTAAGATTACCCCAGACTTTGGTTTTTTTAGGACTTTAAGAAGTGGCTCATCGAATTGTAAAATTCCAAGAGAGGTCAAATCTTCCATCACCTCTTCAGGATTCTCAATCTGGTATGAATTCAAAATACCTAATCTTTCTTTTTTTTCAGCTCGGTTGAGTAGACCAGAATTACGTGATCCAAATGAAAAACTTAGTTGGAGTAAATAACGAAAGTTTTCTCTTTCAGAGATATCTAAAGATTGCAAAAACTCTGGTAAGTTAGTGATATCATTTTTAATAATTTCTGACATAGCACGAACACTTGAAGTGATAGCACCTAGTGGAGTATTTAATTCATGAGTAATCCCAGCAGCAAATTGCCCAAGTGCAGCTAGTTTTTCACTCAAAAGTAGTTGTGTTTGTGTATTATGCAAATCGATTAGAATTTTTTCTTTCGTTTCAATCATTTCCAAAAGACTACGATTACTTTGAATTAACGCCTCAGTCCTTTCTCCAATTTTTTCTTCTAAATTTGAATTGGTTTCCATCACCAAACGTTGGCTTTCCTCCACGCGTTCAAAACTTTGTTTTAGTTCCCTTGACATAAAACGAAACGCTTCTGATAAATCTTTCAGTTCAACAATCATACTTTCGTCTACGGGATAATTCCAATCTCCTTTGGCTAATGACTTAGAGGCTTTGGCAAAGGAAAGAACAGGTCTTGTTACAAATTCTGCAACAAAAGCGGCAAGTAACAAACTCAAAAGAATGGCCCAAGCAAAGACCATTGCTGATTTACTGTTACCAGTAAGGACTCCACTCAAATAAAAAGAATAGGGAAACAAAGTGATGAGATAAGTTTTTTCTTTTAATTTTGGATGGGAATACACAGTAACCATCGCATTCCAGTTTTCACGTGAGAGAGGTTTTTTTGTGACTACAGCAAAACTAAATCGTTTTTCAGAAGTATTAATTTCATTTCCCAACTTTTTGAGTTCAACCCTGGCTATTTCCAACAATCTTGATTTTCCACGGTCTGAGGCAAGTGATGCCAACGGATTTAAACTTTCATCTAACAAATAAACTTTGCCTTGTTCATTTACTTTGGAGGAATCAAGAACTTTTCCAAGGCCGTTTGTTCCACTGAATTCTTTACTTGTTTCAGGAAAGGAGGACAAATATAGATCTAAACTTAAATTAATATTCTTTGACCATTGTTTGTGTAAAACCTCTACCATTTGAAAGGCTGATTGTTCTGCATTTTTTAAAGTTACATAAGCAGTAATACCAACGAGAAAAAGCACCAAACCAACAAAAGGTGCAACAATAAACAACTGTAACGAAATCCCCGTTTTAAGTCCCGACTCCGATGCTAATAAATCCAATTCCTTGGGTCCCGATTTCCAAACCATTTGTGGCTCAGAAATGGTTACTTCTTTCACTTGTCCTGGAACCTCTGCCCAAAAAAAAACGAACTTACGGACCATCGGAAAAGTGATAAACATAACCAGGGGTGCGAGTATCCAAGTAATTCCCGTAGTAAAGAGAAGTGCAGAGCTAATGGTATGATAGGAAATTTCTGCGCCAAATTGTTCGGAACATAAATAACCCCATAAAAAAGGCTCTAGTAGTAAAAACAAAAGTACAAATATTAGATAATAAACCCATACGTTGGCCTTACGAAAATTAGGTGATTTTCCGATCAATTGGTAGGAAATCCAAAACAAAGAAG includes these proteins:
- a CDS encoding ATP-binding protein, whose translation is MAEIIVWIERLVSNIPLPILEVWGRFSFLLGSIIAIFAFTGFTFRNGKSLRISREVWNWNLTSFYWFLITFVTIFITGYLGSSIVLIPGAQTFESLKDLSVFLCLNFFGFPALLAVPFAYGLSDLMEGVPPEFLWDWLPGYFINPSLFWISYQLIGKSPNFRKANVWVYYLIFVLLFLLLEPFLWGYLCSEQFGAEISYHTISSALLFTTGITWILAPLVMFITFPMVRKFVFFWAEVPGQVKEVTISEPQMVWKSGPKELDLLASESGLKTGISLQLFIVAPFVGLVLFLVGITAYVTLKNAEQSAFQMVEVLHKQWSKNINLSLDLYLSSFPETSKEFSGTNGLGKVLDSSKVNEQGKVYLLDESLNPLASLASDRGKSRLLEIARVELKKLGNEINTSEKRFSFAVVTKKPLSRENWNAMVTVYSHPKLKEKTYLITLFPYSFYLSGVLTGNSKSAMVFAWAILLSLLLAAFVAEFVTRPVLSFAKASKSLAKGDWNYPVDESMIVELKDLSEAFRFMSRELKQSFERVEESQRLVMETNSNLEEKIGERTEALIQSNRSLLEMIETKEKILIDLHNTQTQLLLSEKLAALGQFAAGITHELNTPLGAITSSVRAMSEIIKNDITNLPEFLQSLDISERENFRYLLQLSFSFGSRNSGLLNRAEKKERLGILNSYQIENPEEVMEDLTSLGILQFDEPLLKVLKKPKSGVILQNVHILGSLYRLVYVIQTATEKASHVVNALKHYLYTDRLETETEFQNVHIPTEIDSILTLYHSKIKNDVEVTKLYNTADYCLAERDKLNQVWINIINNALQAMDYRGKMAISVTSSADSVITSIRDTGKGISPEIRDKIFLPFFTTKKHGEGIGLGLDICKQIVEKMKGKIEFTSDDHGTEFRVYLPKVMEGERD
- a CDS encoding response regulator; the protein is MNITQLQTEKNAILCVDDEPILLLSLVQELKREIGGGYTYETAQNPEEAMEVIDDLCSSGVEVILILSDWLMPGMRGDEFLIQVHQKYPHIKSILISGHADRDAINRVKEEAKTYAIFSKPWNTRELLDAVRFCCNLT
- the cimA gene encoding (R)-citramalate synthase CimA — encoded protein: MTEPNSSIEILDVTLRDGEQTNGVSFSWQQKLNITKHLLMDLKTNRVEIASARVSPGEFEAVKKIVEWSKSEGLLDRIEILGFVDYDKTVEWMKGTGVRVLNLLTKGSLNHLTNQLRKTPREHFLDIQKTVEFAAASGIAVNVYLEDWSNGYTHSRDYVLEYLSVVSKFPIQKFYLADTLGVLSPFEVRTAITDLVKEFPKLWFEFHGHNDYDLAVANCLEAVQAGVRGLHVAVNGLGERAGNSPLEAVVTAIHDKTKFKTSIVEKEITNASRLVAIFSGKRISDNRPIVGEDVFTQTAGVHADGDKKGNLYANPILPERFGRSRVYALGKLAGKASITENLKQLGMVLSPEIEKKVLERVIELGDQNKTVTKEDLPYIISDITGENLEASFRIETCTVTSGIGVKPKAEVKVNFQGKDYAAKGEGDGGYDAFMNALGKILKELNIQIPKLYDYEVRIPPGGNTNALVETVITWKVEGETHPIRTIGIDSDQQVAAVKATERLLHILLGNV
- a CDS encoding Smr/MutS family protein yields the protein MRTIYIRKLRFEEARIKLERELHDAFMDGESYVEILHGIGEGILRRMAIDYVESCGFLKLVETDPMFRSNPGATIVEILAPSKEYINRLKS